One stretch of Niallia sp. XMNu-256 DNA includes these proteins:
- a CDS encoding allophanate hydrolase subunit 1 — translation MKNHYISEVILLTRYEYGGDEFIFVELSESMSLEANFQAMAITRRLREENLQGIVDVCPSNASYMVRFIPEEIHPNDLITKLKELEQTVSVDNFEITSRIVDVPVLFDDPWTNEALMRFRDRHQDPNSTDLEYAARINGFDSKEALIKAITDSPYLVSMIGFVPGLPWCYQMVPREQQIEVPKYVRPRTYTPERAFGFGGAFAVIYPVQGAGGYQLFGTAAAPIYQKEQRLYDFKDSMTFPRQGDIFRYRSITMDEFQSIEKQVEEGTFRYLTKEITFKPQEVLDNPKAFSEDVLRRLYS, via the coding sequence TTGAAAAATCATTATATTTCCGAGGTGATTCTATTGACACGTTACGAGTACGGTGGCGATGAATTTATTTTCGTTGAGTTATCTGAGTCGATGAGTCTTGAAGCTAATTTTCAAGCGATGGCTATTACAAGGCGGTTGAGAGAGGAAAACTTACAAGGAATTGTAGATGTCTGTCCCTCAAATGCCTCCTACATGGTCCGCTTTATTCCTGAAGAAATCCATCCTAATGATTTAATTACAAAGTTGAAAGAACTAGAGCAAACCGTATCGGTTGACAACTTTGAAATTACCTCACGAATTGTAGATGTTCCAGTCTTATTTGATGACCCGTGGACAAATGAAGCTTTAATGCGGTTTAGAGACCGCCATCAAGATCCAAATTCAACAGATTTAGAATATGCTGCAAGAATTAATGGGTTCGACTCAAAGGAAGCCCTTATTAAGGCAATTACCGATTCTCCCTATCTAGTATCTATGATTGGTTTTGTTCCAGGATTGCCATGGTGCTATCAAATGGTTCCGCGTGAACAACAAATTGAAGTGCCAAAATATGTTAGACCCCGTACATACACCCCAGAAAGAGCATTCGGATTTGGTGGAGCCTTTGCTGTTATTTATCCGGTTCAAGGAGCAGGCGGATATCAATTATTTGGAACTGCTGCAGCACCGATTTATCAAAAAGAACAGCGATTATATGACTTTAAGGATTCGATGACATTCCCTAGACAAGGGGATATTTTCCGCTATCGCAGTATTACTATGGATGAATTTCAATCTATCGAAAAACAAGTAGAAGAAGGTACTTTCCGTTATTTAACGAAGGAGATAACTTTTAAACCGCAAGAGGTGCTGGACAATCCAAAAGCGTTTTCTGAGGACGTGTTAAGGAGGTTGTACTCATGA
- a CDS encoding sporulation YhaL family protein yields MDVPFWMYLVVMGIVFSAFMVYKTGKEEKQIEDEIIEREGEVYMKRLEQEREEKQSVEKSMGV; encoded by the coding sequence ATGGATGTTCCTTTTTGGATGTATTTAGTGGTAATGGGAATTGTCTTTAGTGCATTTATGGTATATAAAACCGGTAAAGAGGAGAAGCAAATCGAGGATGAGATAATTGAACGCGAAGGCGAAGTTTATATGAAGCGTCTAGAACAAGAACGCGAGGAAAAGCAGTCAGTAGAAAAATCAATGGGAGTTTAA
- a CDS encoding AAA family ATPase, whose translation MKIEEIHIYGYGKFENTRYTNLGNKQIFFGSNEAGKSTIMSFVHSILFGFPTKQQSELRYEPKKGAKYGGQLIVYFPDHGRVVIERVKGKATGDVIVKLESGRIGGEDLLGELLSSIDKQLYTSIFSFNLHGLQNIHLVKEQDLGKFLFSIGTVGTDQLLKAENKLSKELESRFKYNGRNPLLNIKIKELQQLRGELRKAERNNEQYVSLLKKREELQAEIQQLKASATGLSRNQAKWEEWKKTLPLYKRREVLENELAQYDRITFPEQGLEKLDQLTGLQNRVQRKLHTTEQRLQRLKVELDQLTPNFTLIEKEHEINAAVESLPLIDRTKQEINGLQIKIKKLDEELQLLHNKVHLPLSQQDIINSNTSIFIKEKVANLAAKQKSLTAKKLELDERFQEEKNRLEELESKEIQLKEELVSDEEKNKMEEALSRWKAKETILFQIEYLEERLTGLHSSIQKEKNRKAQHKVQHLILAILFSALSAWGLLSEAFTFLFLGGLGLLFIFWSFFKASFSKDIESMQKESTTLQEKKAILEQELNMPSNQIEGIRQRFERDQGIRDQVNQLSLMIERQQDQYNHVVDLFEQWEHNEAGLRQELLRVGKELKLPDNIALHHLLDAFQMIDELKKVTLEKDLIVKEIVTTENSMKEMVAAIEELSFLLSQKAPSYHEAVFMLKRSLREELEKHIQYKEKQEQYRELEGEWNNDRIEWKGLQAEIDLLYQKAGVQDEKDFREKARIAGIKDNLLQQWNQVNIQLKLSTIDITDIDSFEEQTIDERIEEIQVEKQALEQRITHFNEELASVRHQISLIEEGGTYADLLHRYKQQKSEFQSEALEWAKFAAAKEILQRTINNFKELWFPKMLVKAEEFLQFLTGGNYIRILPKQDSSGFIIESKDHLLFEANELSQATTEQIYISIRLALALTVYEKFKFPIIIDDSFVNFDRVRTHRVIQLLTNLDDYQVLFFTCHEHLLSHFQSENIIKIEKENAVS comes from the coding sequence ATGAAGATTGAAGAAATTCATATTTATGGTTATGGAAAGTTTGAAAACACTAGATATACAAATTTAGGAAATAAGCAAATTTTCTTTGGTAGCAATGAAGCGGGAAAATCAACCATCATGTCGTTTGTTCACAGTATCTTATTTGGGTTTCCGACGAAGCAGCAATCTGAGCTGCGCTATGAGCCGAAAAAAGGGGCCAAATATGGAGGGCAATTAATTGTATATTTCCCTGATCATGGCAGAGTAGTTATTGAACGTGTAAAAGGGAAGGCAACTGGAGATGTGATCGTCAAATTAGAAAGTGGAAGAATCGGGGGAGAAGACCTTCTTGGAGAATTGCTTTCTTCCATTGATAAACAATTATATACCTCCATTTTTTCGTTTAATCTTCACGGGTTGCAGAATATTCATTTAGTCAAAGAACAGGATTTAGGGAAATTTTTATTTTCAATCGGCACTGTTGGGACCGATCAACTTTTAAAAGCTGAAAATAAGTTATCTAAAGAGCTTGAAAGCCGTTTTAAGTATAATGGCAGAAATCCGCTATTAAATATAAAAATAAAGGAATTACAGCAATTAAGGGGCGAGCTGCGAAAAGCAGAGAGAAATAACGAACAATACGTATCTTTACTAAAGAAAAGAGAAGAGTTACAAGCTGAAATCCAGCAATTAAAAGCAAGTGCAACTGGATTAAGCCGTAATCAAGCAAAATGGGAAGAGTGGAAAAAAACTTTACCGCTTTATAAAAGAAGGGAGGTCCTTGAAAACGAACTAGCTCAATACGATCGCATTACGTTTCCTGAACAAGGGTTAGAAAAGCTGGACCAATTAACAGGTTTGCAGAACAGAGTTCAACGAAAACTACATACAACTGAACAGCGTTTACAACGCTTAAAGGTTGAGTTGGACCAATTAACACCAAACTTTACCTTGATTGAAAAAGAACATGAAATTAATGCAGCTGTTGAAAGTCTGCCTCTAATTGATCGGACAAAACAAGAAATCAATGGACTACAAATCAAAATAAAAAAGTTAGATGAAGAGTTACAGTTATTACACAATAAAGTTCATTTGCCACTTTCCCAACAAGATATTATTAATAGTAACACAAGTATTTTTATAAAAGAAAAGGTAGCGAATTTAGCTGCCAAACAAAAAAGTTTAACAGCAAAAAAGTTGGAATTGGATGAGCGATTTCAAGAGGAAAAAAACAGGCTAGAAGAATTAGAATCAAAAGAAATCCAACTTAAAGAAGAGTTAGTCTCTGATGAAGAAAAAAATAAAATGGAAGAGGCGTTATCCCGTTGGAAGGCTAAAGAGACCATTTTGTTTCAAATCGAGTACCTTGAAGAAAGACTAACAGGGTTGCACTCTTCAATACAAAAGGAAAAAAATAGAAAGGCTCAACATAAAGTTCAGCATCTTATACTAGCAATTCTTTTCAGTGCTTTAAGTGCTTGGGGTCTTCTATCAGAAGCCTTTACATTTCTATTTTTAGGCGGCTTAGGACTTCTCTTTATTTTTTGGTCATTCTTTAAAGCATCTTTTTCAAAAGATATCGAGTCTATGCAAAAGGAATCGACTACATTGCAGGAAAAAAAGGCTATATTGGAGCAAGAATTAAATATGCCATCAAATCAAATAGAAGGGATCCGTCAGAGGTTTGAGAGAGACCAAGGGATTAGGGATCAAGTAAATCAGTTATCTTTAATGATTGAAAGACAGCAGGACCAGTACAACCATGTTGTCGATTTATTTGAACAATGGGAGCACAATGAAGCGGGGCTTCGGCAAGAGTTACTAAGGGTTGGAAAAGAGCTGAAGCTGCCTGACAATATCGCGCTCCATCATCTATTGGATGCTTTTCAAATGATTGATGAACTGAAAAAAGTAACCTTAGAAAAGGACCTGATTGTTAAAGAGATCGTAACCACTGAAAATAGTATGAAAGAAATGGTTGCTGCAATTGAAGAACTATCTTTTTTGCTTTCCCAAAAGGCCCCTTCGTATCATGAGGCCGTATTTATGTTAAAAAGAAGTCTACGAGAAGAATTAGAAAAACACATTCAATATAAAGAGAAACAAGAACAATATCGTGAATTGGAGGGAGAATGGAATAACGATCGGATTGAATGGAAGGGACTGCAAGCAGAAATCGATTTGCTTTATCAGAAAGCAGGGGTTCAAGATGAAAAAGACTTTAGAGAGAAGGCAAGGATTGCAGGGATAAAGGACAACTTGTTACAGCAATGGAATCAGGTAAATATTCAACTTAAATTATCAACCATTGATATAACTGACATTGATTCGTTTGAAGAACAAACCATCGATGAGAGAATTGAAGAAATTCAAGTTGAAAAGCAAGCTCTCGAGCAGAGAATCACTCATTTTAATGAGGAGTTGGCTTCTGTTAGACATCAAATTTCTCTGATTGAAGAAGGGGGAACGTATGCAGACCTTCTCCATCGTTATAAACAGCAAAAATCTGAATTCCAATCAGAAGCATTGGAATGGGCTAAGTTTGCAGCCGCTAAGGAAATTCTCCAAAGAACAATTAATAACTTTAAAGAGCTTTGGTTCCCGAAAATGCTTGTTAAAGCGGAAGAGTTTTTGCAGTTTCTCACAGGTGGAAATTATATTCGAATTCTTCCAAAACAAGATAGCAGCGGCTTTATCATTGAGAGCAAAGACCACCTTCTCTTTGAAGCAAATGAGTTAAGTCAGGCAACGACTGAACAAATCTATATATCCATTCGTCTGGCCTTAGCTCTTACCGTATATGAAAAATTTAAGTTTCCGATTATCATCGATGATAGTTTTGTTAACTTTGACCGTGTTCGAACGCATAGAGTAATTCAATTATTAACTAATCTAGACGATTATCAAGTCCTATTTTTCACCTGTCATGAACATCTATTAAGTCATTTTCAATCGGAAAATATCATCAAAATTGAAAAAGAAAATGCAGTATCATAG